ACCCTGCGCGAACGCGTTGGCGTGGTGGACAGCGACGTTGGCAGTGACGACAGCCACGCCCTGCGCGAGAAACTGGTGGACCTGCAACAGCGCCTCAGCGCCCTTCAAGGCGAAACCCCGCTGATTCTGCCCACGGTCGATTACCAGGCCGTGGCCTCGGTGGTCGCCGACTGGACCGGGATTCCGGTGGGCCGCATGGCCCGTAACGAACTGGAAACCGTGCTCAACCTCGACCAGCACCTGAAAAAAACGCATCATCGGCCAGGACCACGCCTTGCAGATGATCGCCAAACGCATCCAGACCTCCCGTGCCGGTCTCGACAACCCGAGCAAGCCGATTGGCGTGTTCATGCTCGCGGGCACCTCCGGCGTGGGCAAGACCGAAACCGCCCTGGCCCTGGCCGAAGCCATGTACGGCGGCGAGCAGAACGTCATCACCATCAACATGAGCGAATTCCAGGAAGCCCACACCGTGTCCACCCTCAAGGGCGCGCCACCGGGCTACATCGGCTACGGCGAAGGCGGCGTGCTGACCGAAGCCGTGCGGCGCAAACCGTACAGCGTGGTGCTGCTGGACGAGGTGGAAAAAGCCCACCCGGACGTGCACGAGATCTTCTTCCAGGTCTTCGACAAAGGCGTGATGGAGGACGGCGAAGGCCGGGTGATCGACTTCAAGAACACCTTGATCCTGCTGACCACCAACGCTGGCACCGAGTTGATTGCCCGTGTCTGCAAAGACCCGCAAAACGTGCCCGAGCCCGAAGAGATCGCCAAGGCCTTGCGCCAGCCGCTGCTGGAGATTTTCCCGCCGGCATTGCTAGGCCGCCTGGTGACCATTCCGTACTACCCGCTCAGCGACGAGATGCTCAAGGCCATCACCCGCCTGCAACTCAACCGCATCAAAAAGCGTGTGGAGAGCACCCACAAAGTGGCCTTCGACTACGACGACGCGGTGATCGACCTGATCGTCTCCCGCTGCACCGAAACCGAAAGCGGTGGGCGAATGATCGACACCATCCTGACCAACAGCCTGCTGCCGGACATGAGCCGCGAGTTCCTCACCCGCATGCTCGAAGGCAAAGCACTGGCTGGCGTGCGGATCAGCGCCCGGGATAACGAATTGCACTACGACTTCAGCGACGCGGCATAGCCCCTGGAGGAATGCGGTCAGTGTGGGAGCTGGCTTGTCGGATCGCAGCGGTGCGGCGATCCGACAAGCCAGCTCCCACCTTTGATCCGGTTTCTGCTGAAAAAAGCGGCACGGCGACTACAACACTTACGGATTAACCGATGCTATTCGAGCAACTCTCACGCCTGGCAAAAATCACCAGTCCCCTGGGGCCGGAGGTGCTGCTGCTCAAGGACATGGGCGGCGGCGAGGAGCTGGGGCGGCTGTTCAACTATGAGTTGCAGCTGCACTCGCTGGACAATGCCATCGACCTCAACCAGTTGCTCGGCAAACCCATGTGCCTGAGCCTGCAACTGGACGGCGGTGGCGAGCGTCATTTCCATGGCATCGTGGCCCGTTGTAGCCAGAACGTCGACCAGGGCCAGTTCGCCAGCTACCAGGTCACGCTGCGGCCTTGGCTTTGGCTGCTGACCCGCACCTCCGATTGCCGGATTTTCCAGAACCTGACCCTCCCGCAGATCATCAAGCAGGTGTTTCGCGACCTGGGCTTTTCCGATTTCGAAGATGCCCTGAGCCGGCCTTATCGCGAGTGGGAATACTGCGTGCAGTATCGCGAAACCAGTTTCGATTTCGTCAGCCGCCTGATGGAGCAGGAAGGCATCTACTACTTCTTCCGCCACGAACAGGGTCGTCATGTGTTGGTGTTGGCCGATGCCTACGGCGCCCACACCAGCGCGCCCGGCTACGGCTCGGTGCCCTACTACCCCAAGAATGAGCAGCAGCGCGAACGCGATCATATTCACGATTGGCACCTGGCCCAGGAAGTCCAGCCGGGCTCGCTGGAGCTCAACGACTATGACTTCCAGCGCCCCAGCGCGCGAATTGACGTGCGCTCGGCCATGCCGCGTCCGCACACCGCCGGCGACTATCCGCTGTACGACTACCCCGGCACCTATGTGCAAAGCGCAGACGGCGAACATTACGCCCGCACCCGCATCGAAGCCTTGCAGACCCTGCACGAACAAGTCGAGCTGGCCGGCAACGCCCGGGGCCTGGGCTCGGGTCATTTGTTCAGCCTCACCGGCTTCAGCCGCCAGGACCAGAACCGCGAATACCTGATTGTCGGCGCCCGCTATTACATTTCCCAGGAAAGTGGGGAAACCGGTGGTGGCGCGCCTTCGGCGCAGTTCGAAAGCAGCCTGACCTGCATCGACGCCCAACAAAGCTACCGCCCCCTGCCCAACACCCACCGCCCCATCGTCAAGGGCCCGCAGACCGCACTGGTGGTTGGCCCCAAAGGCGAGGAAATCTGGACCGACCAGTTCGGCCGGGTGAAGGTGCATTTCTATTGGGACCGCCACGACCAGTCCAACGAAAACAGTTCGTGCTGGATTCGCGTGTCGCAATCCTGGGCAGGCAAGAACTGGGGGACGGTGCAGATCCCGCGCATTGGGCAGGAAGTGATCGTCAGCTTCCTTGAAGGGGATCCCGACAGGCCCATCGTCACCGGTCGTGTGTATAACGCCGAGCAAACCGTACCCTATGCATTACCCGCCAATGCCACTCAGAGCGGTACCAAAAGCCGTTCGAGCAAGGGCGGCACGCCGGCGAATTTCAACGAAATCCGGATGGAAGACAAGAAAGGCGCCGAGCAGCTGTACATCCATGCCGAGCGCAACCAGGACATCGCCGTGGAAGTGGATGAAAGCCACTGGGTCGGTCGCGATCGGCGCAAGAATATCGACCGCAACGAAACCGTACGGATTGGCGAAGACCGGCTGCGGGCCGTGCAGCGCAACGATGCTCTGCTCGTCGGCGGAACCAAGAGCGACAGCATCGCGACCCAATACCTCGTGGAGGCGGGTTCGCAGATTCGACTGGTGTGTGGCAAAAGCGTGCTGGAATTCAATGCCAGTGGCGAGATCAATATCTCGGGCACCGCGTTCAATATCTACGCCAGCGGCAATGGCAACATCGACACCGGCGGCCGTTTGGACCTCAACTCCGGAGGCGCCAGCGCCGTGGACCCCAAAGGCAAAGGCATCAAGGGCGTTATCGATGCGGCGGTAAAAGCGTTGTTCCCGGCAAAAGCCAAACACTGAGTTCACGCAAGGAATAACGCCAGCCTCACCACCCTTGCCTTTCGACGATCAGATGGCGGTGCCGCGGTTCGTTCCCGGCTGGACAATCAACAACTCGTCCAGCTCGCGCTTTCTGCAACGTGCCACGAACGGCAGCGCGGCATCCGGGTCATGCCTGAACAGCTCAAAGGTCGCACGGTCGATTTCATAGTATTCCTCGTAGTCGGCCATGCCATTGCTGACCGGTATGGAGACATAGAATCGACCCGAGTCCTGTTCGATGCCCACGGAGAACATGTGCTCACGACTGACCAAAGCCTCCTGAAATTTCATGCGTTCACAAGCACGTATTGACCGAGCTGCGTCCACGCGACGCGCAAAAATTTACCGCTCAGCAGTTGCTCGTCACGAAGATATTCGAAAACTTCGGAGGGACACCATTCCTTGCCCGCCGAAAAGGCCACCCGCAAAGAACGTAGCTCATCGAAGACCTTAGCCTTCTGCTTGTCGTCCGCGACGTGCAAAACATAGATATCTTTCTCTGCCGCCTTCAAAAACCCGATAGCGCGTAGGGGCGAGTCCAGCGGGTTATCCATGATTCGAACACGAATCGAGTCACCGTCGGCTCTTTCCACGTAGGCCTTCAGCACATCATTAATCACTCAGAGATTGACCGGCACGAAGTCCGGGCCGCCCAGCTTATCCCGAACGACCAGGGCGGTCCGCATTAGCGGCCCCCACAGGCCGTTCTGGCTGTTCCAGCTGCCACCCGCCCAACGCGTATCCTGGACAAGCTCAGCCTTGTTGATCTCAAGCTGCCTCTGAAGGGCCAGCGCCACGGCCCCCATATCGATCTCGAACAAGTCGGCATAAAGCCCCTCGGGTTGTGCCTGCTTTTTGCTCAGGCAAAACCGGTAGTACCAGAGCCACACCGCTGCGACATAAATCGCCCGATTACGGTCAGGGTAGGTCGCGAGAATCTTGAGCAAAGCCGCGACGAAGCGCATAGGAAACTGGGGGTCGCGCGACTGTTGCCAGTAACGCAGCACCAGCAAATCGAAAGCCGCGACGATGTTCTGTGGTTCTTCATTGTCATTCTTGGCTTCTTGAAAATAAAACGGCTCGCCTACAAGGAATTTATCCAGCTCGTCATTGGCCAGAGCCAGCAGCAATACGTTGTCCAGATTGGCACTCATTGGATTCTCACTACATCAGGGTTCGCGAGCAGGAAATTGATGTCGTTATTGTGTGGGATAGCCACCTTGTCCAATACCGCTTCGCGCATGCCACCGGGATGGGTCAGACCACCAGGACGCCATAACGGGTTCGCTCCGCGCTCGTTACCGGAGGGCATGACAACCTTGGGATTGTCCAGGTTCATCATGTAAATCTCTTTGCCGGTAAAGCTGCCCGGTTCATAGCCCAAGGCGGTCTCCAGAATGGAAAGATCACCGGTTTTCTTAAACTCGGCGACCACACCGTGCAGGTCTGATTTGGCCATGACGTACTTAGTGTCGCTAAAGGTTCCGTACATCGGGTTGGCAATGTCATCGGGGGTAAACAGAAACGCACCGCCTTCATCCTGAAAGACTTTGAGGTGCTTGTCGATATAGGAGGCCTCAAGGTAATCGGCAGGATTCGGGCGGCTTAACTTGGGTATCGCAGCGATATCGTCCGACGTGTAGCCCGGTTTGAAGCTCACCGAGCGGGGCTTGGGCGCAGTACCGATTTTTGCTATTTTCGGGCCCAGGCCCAAAAGCGCCAATCCCGCGACGCCCTGCAGCAGGTCCCGGTACCCCGGCCCCAAGCGATCCCCCAGGTCTCCCAGCAACGCCATGCCAGCCATCATCGTGCCGCCGATCACCACGAAACCGACTAAAGCAGCCACGCCAGCCATGGCCGCGAGAATCGCTGCGCCTCCCATGGCCAACAACCCCAACGCTTCCAACCCGGTGTGCATCCAGCCTTCGAGATCCAGGACAAACGCCACCGAAACCGTCGGCCCACCGATAAACGTATTCGGGCTGCCGCTCTTGATGTGAGCGCCGCAAACCATCTTGCTGTGCAAGCGCGCTGCCGGTTTGCCGTTGATGAATACCGTGGCGCTGCCTTCGGCGATCAGCACCGGGAAAGGCCATATCGGATGATTCATCGGCAGCCCGGTGCAGGAAGACGCAATGTCTTCGCCCGCCCTCATGGCATTGCGGTCGTTGATATAGACATTGAAACTGCCCATCACCAACGCCCCCGTGGTGGGCTCGGGCAGGTTGAAGAGGGTGGAGAGGCCCTTGACGATCTGGAACATCGACAAGCCGCCGGCCGCAATCGAGCCCGCCATGATAGCCAGCGCCACGCCGCCCGTGGCGACAGTCGCGGCGACGACCGCCGCGCCGATCAAGGCGCCAGCCACGGCACCGGCGACCATCGCGGCCAACCCGAACCCATGGGCTATTTCGTCACCCAGACGTGCTGCTGCCTGTGCATCCATTGCGCGCATCTACCTTACTGATTCGTATGACTGCTCAGTGGGACGTATCGATGCTCAGACGATCGGAGGCTGTGGCTTGAGCGAATGCATCGCCAGCTTCCAGGCTTGCTCGTGATAGGCGAAGTCGTTCGGGGTCGTGGTCAGGGTTGTGATCAGCACGGACGGCTTACGCTCGATGAACACCTGACGCAGCATCAGTTCGCGACCTTCGCGTTGCCAGGTGTAATCCAGCAATGTGGCGGTGTGCCCTTGCAGCACCGTGTCCCAGCGCTGAACCAGCTTGAAGCCCGGCAGTTGCTGCTC
The window above is part of the Pseudomonas sp. B21-048 genome. Proteins encoded here:
- a CDS encoding type VI secretion system tip protein VgrG produces the protein MLFEQLSRLAKITSPLGPEVLLLKDMGGGEELGRLFNYELQLHSLDNAIDLNQLLGKPMCLSLQLDGGGERHFHGIVARCSQNVDQGQFASYQVTLRPWLWLLTRTSDCRIFQNLTLPQIIKQVFRDLGFSDFEDALSRPYREWEYCVQYRETSFDFVSRLMEQEGIYYFFRHEQGRHVLVLADAYGAHTSAPGYGSVPYYPKNEQQRERDHIHDWHLAQEVQPGSLELNDYDFQRPSARIDVRSAMPRPHTAGDYPLYDYPGTYVQSADGEHYARTRIEALQTLHEQVELAGNARGLGSGHLFSLTGFSRQDQNREYLIVGARYYISQESGETGGGAPSAQFESSLTCIDAQQSYRPLPNTHRPIVKGPQTALVVGPKGEEIWTDQFGRVKVHFYWDRHDQSNENSSCWIRVSQSWAGKNWGTVQIPRIGQEVIVSFLEGDPDRPIVTGRVYNAEQTVPYALPANATQSGTKSRSSKGGTPANFNEIRMEDKKGAEQLYIHAERNQDIAVEVDESHWVGRDRRKNIDRNETVRIGEDRLRAVQRNDALLVGGTKSDSIATQYLVEAGSQIRLVCGKSVLEFNASGEINISGTAFNIYASGNGNIDTGGRLDLNSGGASAVDPKGKGIKGVIDAAVKALFPAKAKH
- a CDS encoding PAAR domain-containing protein — protein: MDAQAAARLGDEIAHGFGLAAMVAGAVAGALIGAAVVAATVATGGVALAIMAGSIAAGGLSMFQIVKGLSTLFNLPEPTTGALVMGSFNVYINDRNAMRAGEDIASSCTGLPMNHPIWPFPVLIAEGSATVFINGKPAARLHSKMVCGAHIKSGSPNTFIGGPTVSVAFVLDLEGWMHTGLEALGLLAMGGAAILAAMAGVAALVGFVVIGGTMMAGMALLGDLGDRLGPGYRDLLQGVAGLALLGLGPKIAKIGTAPKPRSVSFKPGYTSDDIAAIPKLSRPNPADYLEASYIDKHLKVFQDEGGAFLFTPDDIANPMYGTFSDTKYVMAKSDLHGVVAEFKKTGDLSILETALGYEPGSFTGKEIYMMNLDNPKVVMPSGNERGANPLWRPGGLTHPGGMREAVLDKVAIPHNNDINFLLANPDVVRIQ
- a CDS encoding DUF1795 domain-containing protein, with the translated sequence MTSYRIQEADLEIPDTWQDQSINIFKLPAVGPAKEASFVISRDATQGDAPFAEYVDRQLKSAEQQLPGFKLVQRWDTVLQGHTATLLDYTWQREGRELMLRQVFIERKPSVLITTLTTTPNDFAYHEQAWKLAMHSLKPQPPIV